DNA sequence from the Streptomyces sp. NBC_01497 genome:
GCTGTCGCCCCGCGAAGCGGGGACGCGTCGGGGGGCGGCACGGTCGCGGGCGCCCTGGCCGGGGGAGGCACGGTCGCGGGGGCAGGCCCGCTCGCGGGAGGCGGCCCGTTCGCGGGAGAGGACCCGCCGGCCGGGGCGGCACGGTCGCGGGGGGACCCGCTGGCCGTGGAGCGGCGGCCCGATCGCGGAGTGGCCGGGGGGCGGCCCGGTCGCGGCCTCTCGACCCCCTGTCACTCCGCCGTGACGGTGACCCGCAGCGTGTTCGCCCGCACCTCCGGCGACACCGCCTCGCGCAGCGCGTCACCCGCGCTCGCGTACTTGTCGCGGTACGCGGCGTCGACCCGCGTGTTCACATCGGCGTCGTCGAGGGGCGCGAGCGTCACCGCGTAGCGGCTGTCCCCGTCGAGGAACGCGGCCCGGCCCCCGGCACGC
Encoded proteins:
- a CDS encoding DUF2255 family protein, which produces MGAVDYLAGTDTVHIVTGLPDGREVVTRIWAVVVDGVPYVRNGFGERSQWYARVRRAGGRAAFLDGDSRYAVTLAPLDDADVNTRVDAAYRDKYASAGDALREAVSPEVRANTLRVTVTAE